The Castor canadensis chromosome 13, mCasCan1.hap1v2, whole genome shotgun sequence genome has a window encoding:
- the LOC109674414 gene encoding olfactory receptor 1J21-like, with the protein MKKENQSSVSEFILLGLPIRPEEQAMFYALFLAMYLTTVLGNLLIILLIRLDSHLHTPMYFFLSHLAFTDVSFSSVTAPKMLMNMLTQSQSISYAECISQVYFFLMFVDLDSFLLTSMAYDRYVAVCHPLHYTRIMSQRICFLLVILSWISSSVISLLHTLLLAHLSFCGDNTLPHFFCDLSALLKLSSSDTTINELVILTVGVVVITLPLICILVSYGYIGATILRTPSIKGICKALSTCGSHLSVVAMYYGPIIGLYFVPPSNNTNNKDVTVAVLYTLVTPMLNPFIYSLRNRDMKGTLKNVFSRGNFSL; encoded by the coding sequence ATGAAGAAGGAAAATCAGAGCAGTGTGTCTGAATTCATCCTCCTGGGGCTCCCCATCCGACCAGAAGAACAAGCCATGTTCTATGCCCTGTTCCTGGCCATGTACCTGACCACAGTGCTGGGGAACCTGCTCATTATTCTGCTCATCAGGCTGGACtctcacctccacacccccatgtacttcttcctcagccACTTGGCCTTCACTGATGTCTCTTTCTCATCTGTCACAGCTCCAAAGATGCTCATGAATATGCTGACACAGAGTCAATCCATCTCCTATGCTGAGTGCATTTCTCAGGTGTACTTTTTCTTAATGTTTGTGGATCTTGATAGCTTCCTTCTCACCTCAATGGCTTATGACAGATATGTGGCTGTCTGCCATCCCTTGCACTATACCAGAATCATGAGTCAGAGGATTTGTTTCCTACTAGTAATTTTGTCTTGGATCTCATCCTCTGTGATTTCCCTTCTACACACCCTGCTTTTAGCTCATCTATCTTTCTGTGGAGATAACACTCTGCCCCACTTCTTCTGTGACCTCTCTGCCTTACTTAAGTTGTCCAGCTCAGACACCACAATCAATGAGTTGGTTATTCTCACCGTAGGAGTGGTGGTCATTACACTTCCATTGATATGCATTTTGGTCTCTTATGGCTACATTGGGGCCACCATCCTGAGAACTCCTTCCATCAAGGGAATCTGCAAAGCCTTGTCCACATGTGGCTCTCACCTGTCTGTGGTTGCTATGTACTATGGACCAATTATTGGGCTCTATTTTGTCCCACCATCCAATAACACTAATAACAAGGATGTCACTGTGGCTGTGCTGTACACTCTGGTCACACCCATGTTGAATCCCtttatctacagcctgaggaatcgGGATATGAAAGGAACTCTGAAAAATGTATTCAGTAGAGGAAACTTTTCATTGTGA